A part of Victivallis lenta genomic DNA contains:
- a CDS encoding SGNH/GDSL hydrolase family protein has translation MKFRKLLSAAILFFAAFFVRGVEVVNAGHSGWNSRQLREIFRQELDKNRPDLIILMVGTNDNLNSYNLVPPEEFEKNLTAMAEAARASGAELLLCEIPNACQELMQKRHKADFFRRETAEDKVRRANQIVAAVAEAQRIPLLKTTEILGKATTDAASLIRNPANSGNEDGVHPTPNGYFRLADAIAKRIKAEQWKPKRILCIGDSITFGAAVKGAGTAAPDAETYPGRLARELNAR, from the coding sequence ATGAAATTCCGAAAACTTCTGTCGGCCGCGATTCTTTTTTTCGCGGCATTTTTCGTTCGCGGCGTCGAAGTCGTCAATGCCGGGCATTCGGGCTGGAACTCGCGGCAACTGCGCGAAATTTTCCGGCAGGAGCTCGATAAAAACAGGCCGGACCTCATCATCCTGATGGTCGGAACCAACGACAACCTGAACAGCTACAACCTCGTCCCGCCGGAAGAGTTCGAGAAAAACCTGACCGCGATGGCCGAGGCCGCCAGAGCCTCCGGCGCCGAGCTCCTGCTCTGCGAAATCCCGAACGCCTGCCAGGAGCTCATGCAGAAACGGCACAAAGCCGATTTCTTCCGCCGCGAAACCGCCGAAGACAAGGTCCGCCGCGCCAACCAAATCGTCGCGGCCGTGGCCGAAGCGCAGCGCATCCCCCTCCTGAAAACCACCGAAATCCTCGGGAAAGCCACGACCGACGCGGCCAGTCTCATCCGCAATCCGGCCAACTCCGGCAACGAGGACGGCGTACACCCGACTCCGAACGGCTATTTCCGCCTGGCCGACGCCATCGCGAAGCGGATCAAAGCCGAACAATGGAAGCCGAAGCGCATTCTCTGCATCGGCGACAGCATCACCTTCGGCGCCGCGGTCAAAGGAGCCGGAACCGCCGCTCCCGACGCAGAAACCTATCCCGGCCGCCTCGCCCGGGAATTGAACGCCAGATAG
- a CDS encoding ATP-dependent Clp protease ATP-binding subunit has translation MAKPEDNNFGNLTPRARQILLLAKQEAERFNHDHIGTEHLLLGILCLNEGVAVNVLKSLGLNLAQLRLEVEKSCGIGGATQTDGPLPLTPRLKRVLMLAATEAQAMNYNFVGTEHLLLAILREGESAAARILQNLNVNLDEVRQAVIKTLDSDYLPENNDDQSEPPNLPPQQQSGQGGTQQSSQEGLNALNAFGRNLTDLAAKGELDPVIGRTDEIERVIQVLCRRTKNNPVLIGEAGVGKTAILEGLAEAIVAKKVPDLLADKMVYAIDLPLMVAGTKYRGQFEERIKAVIDEVRNSGKVILFIDELHTIVGAGGAEGAMDAANIIKPALSRGELQCVGATTLDEYRKGIEKDAALERRFQPVLVNPPSVEDSIKILEGLKETYEKHHHVQYAKGSLEAAVKLSDRYITGRFLPDKAIDVMDEAGARARISSVCPPPDTTLAEQEIESAKANKEAAIVEQNFEAAAKWRDRERELKRNLQDLQDKWRQECAEKKTVISKSDIAAVVAKLTGVPLQQMEEGESKKLLRMESELKKTVIGQDNAVGIISRALRRSRADLKNPARPIGSFIFLGPTGVGKTLLAKALAEFMFGDQDALIQVDMSEYMEKFNVSRLVGSPPGYVGHGEGGELTEKVRRRPYSVVLFDEIEKAHPDVMHMLLQILEEGRITDTLGRRIDFRNTIIIMTSNVGAEQLAKGSGPLGFGSDSIESVNADEKLLGIAKKFFKPEFINRVDDIIVFRKLNKEDLLAIIDIELGKLRERLLGRRLDFEISNEVKDFLIAKGYEPEFGARPLRRAVERFIEDPLAEELLRGTFEKAKKVRVELDQQKILFFPEK, from the coding sequence ATGGCAAAACCAGAAGACAACAATTTCGGGAATCTGACACCGCGCGCACGGCAGATCCTGCTTCTTGCGAAGCAGGAGGCCGAGCGGTTCAATCACGATCATATCGGCACCGAGCACCTGCTGCTCGGCATTCTCTGCCTGAACGAGGGAGTCGCGGTCAACGTGCTGAAATCGCTCGGGCTCAATCTCGCCCAGCTCCGGCTGGAGGTCGAAAAGTCCTGCGGAATCGGCGGGGCGACCCAGACGGACGGGCCGCTGCCGCTGACACCGCGGCTCAAGCGCGTTCTGATGCTGGCCGCAACCGAGGCGCAGGCGATGAACTACAACTTCGTCGGCACCGAGCACCTGCTGCTCGCGATCCTGCGCGAAGGCGAAAGCGCCGCCGCGCGGATATTGCAGAATCTGAACGTGAATCTCGACGAGGTGCGGCAGGCGGTCATCAAGACGCTCGACTCGGACTACCTGCCCGAAAACAATGACGACCAGTCCGAACCGCCGAACCTCCCGCCGCAGCAGCAGAGCGGCCAGGGCGGAACGCAGCAGAGCAGCCAGGAGGGGCTGAACGCCCTGAACGCCTTCGGGCGCAACCTGACCGATCTCGCGGCGAAGGGCGAACTCGACCCGGTGATCGGGCGCACGGACGAAATCGAACGCGTGATCCAGGTGCTCTGCCGGCGGACCAAGAACAACCCGGTCCTGATCGGCGAGGCCGGCGTCGGCAAAACCGCCATCCTCGAAGGGCTGGCGGAGGCGATCGTCGCCAAGAAGGTGCCGGACCTGCTCGCGGACAAGATGGTCTATGCGATCGACCTGCCGCTCATGGTGGCGGGAACCAAATACCGCGGCCAGTTCGAAGAGCGGATCAAGGCGGTCATCGACGAGGTCCGCAACTCCGGCAAGGTCATTCTGTTCATCGACGAGCTGCACACGATCGTCGGGGCCGGCGGCGCCGAGGGCGCGATGGACGCGGCGAACATCATCAAGCCGGCGCTGTCGCGCGGCGAGCTCCAGTGCGTCGGCGCAACCACGCTCGACGAATACCGCAAGGGCATCGAAAAGGATGCCGCGCTAGAACGCCGGTTCCAGCCGGTGCTGGTCAATCCGCCGAGCGTCGAGGATTCGATCAAGATCCTCGAAGGGCTCAAGGAAACCTACGAGAAACACCACCACGTGCAGTATGCGAAAGGTTCGCTCGAAGCGGCGGTGAAGCTCTCCGACCGCTACATCACGGGCCGTTTCCTGCCGGACAAGGCGATCGACGTCATGGACGAGGCCGGCGCACGGGCGCGGATCAGCAGCGTCTGCCCGCCGCCCGACACCACGCTCGCCGAGCAGGAGATCGAGTCCGCCAAGGCGAACAAGGAGGCCGCGATCGTCGAGCAGAACTTCGAAGCCGCCGCCAAGTGGCGCGACCGTGAACGCGAGCTCAAGCGCAATCTGCAGGATCTGCAGGACAAGTGGCGGCAGGAGTGCGCCGAGAAGAAGACGGTCATCAGCAAAAGCGATATCGCCGCCGTGGTGGCGAAACTGACCGGCGTCCCGCTTCAGCAGATGGAGGAAGGCGAGAGCAAGAAGCTGCTCCGGATGGAGTCCGAACTCAAGAAAACCGTCATCGGGCAGGACAACGCGGTCGGGATCATCTCCCGCGCGCTGCGCCGCAGCCGCGCCGACCTGAAGAATCCGGCGCGCCCGATCGGATCGTTCATCTTCCTCGGACCGACCGGCGTCGGCAAAACGCTGCTGGCCAAGGCGCTGGCGGAGTTCATGTTCGGCGACCAGGACGCGCTGATCCAGGTCGATATGTCCGAATACATGGAGAAGTTCAACGTGTCGCGTCTCGTCGGCTCGCCGCCGGGCTACGTCGGCCACGGGGAAGGCGGAGAGCTGACCGAAAAGGTCCGCCGCCGCCCGTATTCGGTCGTGCTGTTCGACGAGATCGAAAAAGCGCACCCGGACGTCATGCACATGCTGCTGCAGATTCTCGAGGAGGGGCGGATCACCGACACGCTCGGCCGCCGCATCGATTTCCGCAACACGATCATCATCATGACCAGCAATGTCGGGGCGGAACAGCTAGCGAAGGGTTCCGGGCCGCTCGGCTTCGGCAGCGACTCCATCGAGTCGGTCAATGCCGATGAAAAGCTTCTCGGCATCGCCAAGAAGTTCTTCAAGCCGGAGTTCATCAACCGCGTCGACGACATCATCGTCTTCCGGAAGCTGAACAAGGAGGACCTGCTCGCAATCATCGACATCGAGCTCGGCAAGCTGCGCGAGCGGCTGCTCGGCCGCAGGCTCGACTTCGAGATCTCGAACGAAGTCAAGGACTTCCTGATCGCGAAGGGGTACGAACCGGAGTTCGGCGCCCGTCCGCTGCGGCGTGCGGTCGAACGCTTCATCGAGGACCCGCTGGCGGAAGAACTGCTGCGCGGCACCTTCGAAAAGGCGAAGAAGGTCCGGGTCGAGCTCGATCAGCAGAAGATCCTGTTCTTCCCGGAAAAGTAA
- a CDS encoding TIGR00730 family Rossman fold protein, with translation MMENQFDGPNGGGSFNNHDFMPVDSWRILRIMSEFVESFEDMSQLPERLVAVFGSARTAEDNPDFKSACALGRLLVENGYGVITGGGPGIMGGASKGAFDAGGKSVGLNIELPMEQHPNHYQTNSLSFRYFFVRKVCFLKYSTAIIVYPGGFGTLDELCEVLTMIQTGKINRIPVILVGKDFWSGLLHWFKNVLVKEKTISPADMELFHLVDSAEEAVSYLLMCHRFGFRTTVRQ, from the coding sequence ATGATGGAAAATCAGTTTGACGGCCCGAACGGGGGAGGCAGCTTCAACAATCACGACTTCATGCCGGTCGACTCCTGGCGGATTTTGCGGATCATGTCCGAATTCGTCGAGTCGTTCGAGGATATGAGCCAGCTGCCGGAGCGGCTGGTTGCCGTGTTCGGTTCGGCGCGTACGGCGGAGGACAATCCGGATTTCAAGTCGGCATGCGCGCTCGGCAGGCTGCTGGTGGAAAATGGATACGGCGTCATCACCGGCGGCGGTCCCGGCATTATGGGCGGGGCGTCGAAGGGAGCCTTCGACGCGGGCGGCAAGTCGGTCGGGCTCAATATCGAGTTGCCGATGGAGCAGCATCCGAACCATTACCAGACCAATTCGCTTTCGTTCCGCTACTTCTTCGTGCGGAAGGTCTGCTTCCTGAAATATTCGACGGCGATCATCGTGTACCCGGGCGGCTTCGGCACGCTCGACGAGCTCTGCGAAGTTCTGACCATGATCCAGACCGGCAAGATCAACCGGATTCCGGTGATCCTGGTCGGCAAGGATTTCTGGAGCGGGCTGCTGCACTGGTTCAAGAACGTGCTGGTTAAGGAAAAGACGATCTCTCCCGCGGATATGGAGCTCTTCCACCTCGTCGATTCGGCGGAGGAGGCGGTCAGCTATCTCCTGATGTGTCACCGCTTCGGCTTCCGCACTACGGTCAGGCAGTGA
- a CDS encoding 23S rRNA (pseudouridine(1915)-N(3))-methyltransferase RlmH, with the protein MLIKLVLVGRLKDRAMQARCDEFAKWLSPYAKLEVVELPDSTVAKEGLAILKSLGRERNAAVVVLSEEGREFTSVQFAEKLGSCDRKIVFVIGGPYGLAPEVKQRADLLWSLSKLTFTHELARLLLFEQLFRATNILHGGSYHNP; encoded by the coding sequence ATGCTGATTAAGCTCGTTCTGGTCGGCCGGCTGAAGGACCGCGCCATGCAGGCGCGCTGCGACGAGTTCGCCAAATGGCTTTCGCCGTATGCGAAACTCGAGGTCGTCGAGCTGCCCGATTCGACCGTTGCGAAGGAGGGGCTGGCCATTCTGAAGTCTCTCGGGCGGGAGCGGAACGCGGCGGTCGTCGTTCTGTCGGAGGAGGGGCGCGAATTCACGAGCGTGCAGTTCGCCGAAAAACTCGGCTCCTGCGACCGCAAGATTGTTTTCGTGATCGGCGGCCCTTACGGGCTTGCTCCGGAAGTCAAACAGCGCGCCGATTTGCTCTGGTCGCTTTCGAAGCTCACCTTCACGCACGAACTGGCCCGGCTGCTGCTTTTCGAGCAGTTGTTCCGGGCGACGAACATCCTGCACGGCGGCAGCTACCACAATCCGTAA
- a CDS encoding beta-galactosidase trimerization domain-containing protein, with protein MRLWIFCFCLLSLCLGAGELFRDDFPGDRPGPHWRGSGGAFSVADHTLSIRSGRDNPVLYLDGKNWKNYRVGFELIRPTGSRFDLYVGWRYPEFVKLVFSPPSPGTLKFVTAGGETAAEFDYTGKVDAKGPLKLEVDILGDTVNCKLNNVEIGSYKAPAPLSGSIAFGGEWNTNLQIRDLAVTQLAAPPAPKPEIVDRFTRPEIKNGTFYVGGKPVFMLGVNDSQNFWEFGKFNAEPPFAPNDVFTDLMSRETAGKMGFNSLHVPTSARQAADPYLAELALTPEQADELFGLGYPQHWSERARHRSRIAGIPLIVDYSALHLFTMANQRERIKKAGYPAELYHDGGFMPYVPELPIGRAVYNTYFRGGAEYWLDGGKSNPWVYELFNEVQWYHSKHPENKKRFGAWLKKKYGTLAGLRAVWGGETPDSFEAVAALSPWNGKAMKADWMMFLGDRFVEIFNDGKAAIQSVDPRRKNVYFDIEIAVASLWYEQNGIDYHKLMKAADLFGTEGGMPFGLFAESGKSYLDDVMNNSKIKVMFYCDLARSFAGEKPILNQESYVKRTHGKLGVVPARRSDFPTLFWFEVFHNYSGSQVYCWWQGYKNNGWKTLEDARKTTKSVPPALLNPYAYPFESLKGFQDFSNEIGRLAETALPYPRVTQEIGILYSLPSVWRQPHAVSGNQKFPYQQNCFNWYDAFLRRQLPVAVITEQELIERGPGSFKVIAVPYPSHTFAETPAKLREFAKNGGIVLAGEGSLKFDPYGRELADSKLSGPNIHMIPAGLPPQEQAKELNKALDASGYRAPFRVTGSDTKLLAEVEARVIRRGGTDLYFLCNWDARTAGTVDFHPASLPGEQFYVTDMVRMAPLLAPSGREEWNAAELRAGFPVALPSQERVLIAVSTARPEGADAPALTFDAVRRLAEEAKKKLDAENEKLDRELAAVEAAEAAAFRAARKPYPAEPENCFALDLSKAANMGFRDETAGDRKGGWTDQGAMDFREFPTGRRNFAGVPFEVIDPGRNDGKSCIVLAGAIKYFPLESTDIPVGGKVKKLYFLHAAAWGGQAGKQFEYRVAYEDGSTADIPIEGGKECADWVGNTPVANGSIVAETAKPNGVRIGAYVTGWKNPHPEKPVRSIRAVSAGADAVPIVIGITAER; from the coding sequence ATGCGGCTGTGGATATTCTGTTTCTGTCTCCTCTCGCTCTGCCTCGGCGCGGGGGAGCTGTTCCGGGACGATTTTCCGGGCGACCGCCCCGGCCCGCACTGGCGCGGCAGCGGCGGAGCCTTCTCCGTTGCGGACCATACGCTTTCGATCCGTTCCGGCAGGGATAATCCGGTTCTCTATCTCGACGGAAAAAACTGGAAAAATTACCGGGTCGGCTTCGAGCTCATCCGCCCGACCGGCTCGCGCTTCGACCTCTATGTCGGCTGGCGCTACCCGGAATTCGTAAAGCTCGTCTTTTCGCCGCCCTCCCCCGGCACGCTGAAGTTCGTCACGGCCGGAGGCGAGACCGCGGCCGAATTCGATTACACCGGGAAAGTCGATGCCAAAGGCCCCCTGAAACTCGAGGTCGACATCCTCGGCGACACGGTCAACTGCAAGCTGAACAACGTTGAAATCGGCTCGTACAAGGCCCCGGCCCCGCTCTCCGGTTCGATCGCGTTCGGCGGAGAATGGAACACGAATCTTCAGATCCGGGACCTTGCAGTCACGCAGCTCGCCGCCCCGCCGGCGCCGAAGCCGGAGATCGTCGACCGTTTCACCCGTCCCGAAATCAAAAACGGCACGTTCTACGTCGGCGGAAAACCGGTTTTCATGCTCGGCGTCAACGACTCGCAGAATTTCTGGGAGTTCGGCAAATTCAACGCCGAGCCGCCGTTCGCCCCGAACGACGTGTTCACGGACCTCATGAGCCGCGAAACCGCCGGAAAGATGGGCTTCAATTCGCTGCACGTGCCGACCTCGGCGCGGCAGGCGGCCGACCCGTACCTGGCCGAGCTCGCGCTCACGCCGGAACAGGCCGACGAACTCTTCGGACTCGGCTATCCGCAGCACTGGAGCGAACGCGCCCGCCACCGCTCCCGCATCGCCGGAATCCCGCTCATCGTCGATTACTCGGCGCTGCACCTCTTCACGATGGCGAACCAGCGCGAGCGGATCAAAAAAGCCGGATACCCGGCCGAGCTCTACCATGACGGCGGCTTTATGCCGTACGTGCCGGAACTGCCGATCGGACGCGCCGTTTACAACACCTATTTCCGGGGGGGCGCCGAATACTGGCTCGACGGAGGGAAATCCAATCCGTGGGTCTACGAACTCTTCAACGAGGTGCAGTGGTATCACTCGAAACACCCCGAAAATAAAAAGCGCTTCGGCGCATGGCTGAAGAAGAAGTACGGCACGCTCGCCGGACTCCGGGCCGTCTGGGGCGGCGAAACGCCCGACTCGTTCGAAGCCGTCGCCGCCCTTTCGCCGTGGAACGGCAAAGCGATGAAGGCGGACTGGATGATGTTTCTCGGCGACCGTTTCGTCGAAATCTTCAACGACGGAAAGGCCGCGATCCAAAGCGTCGACCCGCGCCGGAAGAACGTCTATTTCGACATCGAAATCGCGGTCGCCTCGCTCTGGTACGAGCAGAACGGCATCGATTATCACAAACTCATGAAGGCGGCCGATTTGTTCGGAACCGAAGGCGGCATGCCGTTCGGGCTCTTCGCCGAGAGCGGCAAAAGCTACCTCGACGACGTGATGAACAACTCGAAGATCAAGGTCATGTTCTACTGCGACCTCGCGCGCAGCTTCGCGGGGGAAAAACCGATCCTGAACCAGGAGTCCTACGTCAAGCGCACGCACGGCAAGCTCGGCGTGGTGCCGGCCCGCCGCAGCGACTTTCCGACGCTGTTCTGGTTCGAGGTGTTCCACAACTATTCCGGCTCGCAGGTCTACTGCTGGTGGCAGGGATATAAGAACAACGGCTGGAAGACGCTTGAAGACGCCCGGAAGACGACGAAGAGCGTCCCGCCCGCACTGCTGAATCCGTACGCCTACCCGTTCGAATCGCTGAAAGGTTTTCAGGATTTTTCAAACGAAATCGGGCGGCTGGCCGAAACGGCGCTGCCGTATCCGCGCGTCACGCAGGAAATCGGCATCCTCTACTCGCTGCCGTCGGTCTGGCGGCAGCCGCATGCCGTGAGCGGAAACCAGAAGTTCCCCTACCAGCAGAACTGCTTCAACTGGTACGACGCCTTCCTGCGCCGCCAGCTGCCGGTCGCGGTCATCACCGAACAGGAACTCATCGAGCGCGGCCCCGGCTCCTTCAAGGTCATCGCGGTCCCCTACCCGTCGCACACGTTCGCGGAGACACCCGCGAAGCTGCGCGAGTTTGCGAAGAACGGCGGCATCGTGCTGGCCGGTGAAGGCTCGCTGAAATTCGATCCGTACGGCCGGGAACTGGCCGATTCGAAGCTCTCCGGCCCGAACATCCATATGATCCCGGCCGGGCTCCCGCCGCAGGAGCAGGCGAAAGAGCTGAACAAAGCGCTCGACGCATCGGGCTACCGGGCTCCGTTCCGGGTAACGGGTTCCGACACAAAGCTGCTCGCCGAAGTTGAGGCGCGGGTCATCCGCCGCGGCGGAACCGATCTTTACTTCCTCTGCAACTGGGATGCGCGCACGGCCGGAACCGTCGATTTCCATCCGGCCTCCCTGCCGGGAGAACAGTTTTACGTGACCGACATGGTCCGCATGGCGCCGCTGCTCGCCCCGTCCGGCCGGGAGGAGTGGAACGCCGCCGAACTGCGGGCCGGTTTCCCGGTCGCGCTGCCGTCGCAGGAGCGTGTGCTGATCGCCGTCTCGACGGCGCGGCCGGAAGGAGCCGACGCTCCCGCCCTGACCTTTGACGCCGTCCGCCGCCTGGCGGAGGAGGCGAAGAAGAAACTCGATGCCGAGAATGAAAAGCTCGACCGGGAGCTGGCCGCGGTCGAAGCGGCGGAGGCGGCCGCGTTCCGCGCCGCGCGCAAGCCGTATCCGGCCGAACCGGAGAACTGCTTCGCGCTCGATCTCTCGAAAGCCGCGAACATGGGTTTTCGCGACGAGACCGCCGGTGACCGCAAAGGCGGCTGGACCGACCAGGGAGCGATGGACTTCCGCGAATTCCCGACCGGCAGACGGAACTTCGCCGGCGTGCCGTTCGAAGTGATCGATCCGGGCCGGAACGACGGAAAAAGCTGTATCGTGCTGGCCGGGGCAATCAAATATTTTCCGCTTGAATCGACGGACATCCCGGTCGGCGGCAAGGTGAAGAAGCTCTATTTTCTACACGCCGCCGCCTGGGGCGGCCAGGCCGGGAAGCAGTTCGAATACCGCGTCGCCTATGAGGACGGCAGTACGGCGGACATCCCGATCGAAGGCGGAAAGGAGTGCGCCGACTGGGTCGGCAACACGCCGGTCGCGAACGGCAGCATCGTCGCCGAAACGGCCAAGCCGAACGGCGTCCGGATCGGCGCCTACGTGACCGGCTGGAAAAATCCGCACCCGGAGAAGCCGGTCCGCTCGATCCGGGCCGTATCGGCCGGAGCCGACGCCGTGCCGATCGTCATCGGCATCACGGCCGAACGCTGA
- the mnmA gene encoding tRNA 2-thiouridine(34) synthase MnmA: MILLYTIEKRVSGRNFMKEKVIVALSGGVDSSVAAALAVQAGCEVIGVTLRLKHPDPAFSSAQLCASRNDEAAVEQVVRTLGITHRYIEGFGRFRERVLEPSAREYMAGRTPNPCCDCNLLVKFGILADLAEELGAARVLTGHYAKLSHETAGAVLRRGDDPRKDQSYFLYRLTQRELGKLSFPVGAMEKSEVRRIAAGLGLVTSQKPDSQDACFQVGGECFGETLRRLCGLAAKPGRFVYRGRTVGRHAGAHAFTIGQRKGLNVALGVPAYVVSIDPESGDVRLETDPEALLSRSFTVRRAAWQLGVPPEGDEMEVQIRYRSRAVPCRIEPGADGGLRVVPADPLRAVTPGQAAVFYRGDVLLGGGVIDHAD; this comes from the coding sequence ATCATTTTACTTTATACTATCGAAAAGCGTGTTTCCGGGAGGAATTTTATGAAGGAAAAGGTGATTGTCGCGTTGTCGGGAGGCGTGGATTCGTCGGTCGCGGCGGCTCTGGCAGTGCAGGCGGGCTGCGAGGTGATCGGCGTCACGCTGCGGCTGAAGCATCCGGACCCGGCGTTTTCGAGCGCGCAGCTCTGCGCGTCCAGAAACGACGAGGCCGCGGTGGAGCAGGTCGTGCGCACGCTCGGGATCACGCACCGCTACATCGAGGGATTCGGGCGGTTCCGGGAGCGGGTCCTCGAGCCCTCGGCGCGCGAATATATGGCGGGCCGGACCCCGAATCCGTGCTGCGACTGCAATCTGCTGGTCAAGTTCGGCATCCTGGCCGACCTGGCGGAGGAGCTGGGCGCAGCGCGCGTGCTGACCGGACACTATGCGAAGCTCTCGCACGAAACGGCCGGGGCCGTGCTGCGGCGCGGCGACGATCCCCGGAAGGACCAGAGTTATTTCCTGTACCGGCTGACTCAGCGGGAGCTCGGGAAACTGTCGTTTCCGGTCGGCGCGATGGAGAAGAGCGAGGTTCGCAGGATCGCGGCCGGGCTCGGGCTCGTCACCTCGCAGAAGCCGGACAGCCAGGACGCCTGTTTTCAGGTCGGCGGCGAATGCTTCGGCGAGACGCTGCGGCGGCTCTGCGGCCTGGCCGCGAAACCGGGAAGATTTGTCTATCGCGGCCGGACGGTCGGCCGTCATGCGGGCGCGCACGCTTTTACGATCGGCCAGCGCAAGGGACTGAACGTTGCGCTCGGCGTGCCGGCCTATGTCGTATCGATCGACCCGGAGTCGGGGGATGTGCGGCTTGAAACCGATCCGGAGGCGCTGCTTTCGCGGAGCTTCACCGTCCGCCGCGCGGCGTGGCAGCTCGGAGTGCCGCCCGAGGGTGATGAGATGGAAGTGCAGATCCGTTACCGCAGCCGCGCGGTTCCGTGCCGGATCGAGCCCGGCGCGGACGGCGGGCTCCGGGTGGTTCCGGCCGATCCTCTGCGGGCGGTCACGCCGGGACAGGCGGCGGTCTTTTACCGCGGCGATGTTCTGCTCGGCGGGGGAGTGATCGACCATGCTGATTAA
- a CDS encoding CatA-like O-acetyltransferase — protein sequence MKKAEFLPFDPENWPRRSHFEHYRKSGCSFNLTAKVNIRSFLDTCRRTGVRSYPALAVLVTQTVNRIPEFRTAVDADGRPGYWEYVSPSLPVFHEEDHTFSCFCTPYDPDARNFYDALTADLERRSRERGILLGEFPPNLVHLSCLPWFPTTAFSLELQDAGCLAPVITWGRYESADGRTLLPVSLRLNHAAADGWHASLFLRLLEESAANFNILS from the coding sequence ATGAAAAAAGCGGAATTCCTGCCGTTCGATCCCGAAAACTGGCCGCGCCGGAGCCATTTCGAGCACTACCGGAAGTCGGGCTGTTCCTTCAACCTGACCGCCAAAGTCAACATCCGGAGCTTTCTCGACACCTGCCGGCGAACCGGGGTGCGGAGCTATCCCGCGCTCGCCGTGCTCGTGACGCAGACCGTGAACCGAATCCCCGAATTCCGCACCGCCGTCGATGCGGACGGGCGGCCGGGATACTGGGAGTACGTCTCTCCCTCGCTGCCGGTTTTCCATGAAGAGGACCACACCTTTTCGTGCTTCTGCACTCCCTACGACCCGGACGCGCGCAATTTCTATGACGCGCTGACCGCCGACCTCGAACGCCGCAGCAGGGAACGCGGCATCCTGCTCGGCGAATTTCCGCCGAATCTGGTCCATCTCTCCTGCCTGCCGTGGTTCCCGACAACGGCTTTTTCGCTTGAGCTTCAGGATGCCGGCTGTCTCGCCCCGGTCATCACCTGGGGCAGATACGAGTCCGCCGACGGACGGACGCTCCTGCCGGTTTCGCTGCGGCTCAACCATGCCGCCGCGGACGGCTGGCACGCCTCCCTCTTTCTCCGGCTGCTCGAAGAAAGTGCGGCAAATTTCAATATACTGTCTTGA